The Rhodococcus triatomae genome includes a window with the following:
- a CDS encoding patatin-like phospholipase family protein, giving the protein MTTAFVLSGGASLGAVQVGMLEALWERDVRPDLIVGTSVGALNGAWLAGGYDAQGLARLAGIWRGLRRSRVFRPAPLTGLGGFLGLRDHLVSDRGLRALIRNHLAFDRLEDAPIPLHVIAVDILEGADVRLSQGPAEDAIVASASIPGLLPPVRIDGRSLVDGGVVDNSPIAHAVELGADRVWVLPTGYPCSLDVLPRGALGMALAGATLAINQRLALDVERYSSRVDLRVLPPLCPLGTSPADFRHADDLITRGRAESARWLDETHPPGHSESDPAELLAPHGHS; this is encoded by the coding sequence GTGACCACGGCATTCGTACTGTCCGGTGGCGCCAGCCTCGGTGCCGTCCAGGTGGGCATGCTGGAGGCGCTGTGGGAGAGGGACGTCCGTCCGGACCTGATCGTGGGAACCTCGGTGGGTGCTCTCAACGGAGCGTGGTTGGCCGGTGGCTACGACGCACAGGGGCTGGCTCGACTCGCCGGCATCTGGCGAGGACTGCGCCGGAGCCGGGTGTTCCGCCCTGCGCCCTTGACCGGACTGGGCGGCTTCCTGGGACTGCGCGATCACCTGGTGTCGGATCGTGGTCTGCGCGCACTGATCAGGAATCATCTCGCGTTCGACCGGCTCGAGGATGCGCCGATCCCGCTGCACGTGATCGCCGTCGACATCCTCGAAGGTGCCGACGTGCGACTGTCGCAGGGTCCGGCGGAGGACGCGATCGTGGCGAGTGCCTCCATCCCGGGGCTGCTTCCCCCGGTTCGGATCGACGGTCGGTCACTCGTCGACGGCGGGGTGGTGGACAACTCGCCGATCGCGCACGCCGTGGAGTTGGGCGCCGATCGCGTGTGGGTCCTGCCGACCGGGTATCCGTGCAGCCTCGACGTGCTGCCTCGCGGCGCGCTGGGAATGGCGCTGGCCGGAGCGACCCTTGCGATCAACCAACGTCTCGCCCTGGACGTCGAGCGGTACAGCTCCCGGGTGGACCTGCGTGTGCTGCCGCCCCTGTGTCCGCTGGGCACGTCCCCGGCGGACTTCCGGCACGCCGACGACCTCATCACTCGCGGGCGCGCAGAGTCGGCACGCTGGCTGGACGAGACCCATCCGCCCGGGCACAGCGAATCCGACCCCGCGGAACTGCTCGCTCCGCACGGGCATTCGTAG
- a CDS encoding AMP-dependent synthetase/ligase has product MREYSRPASSAVADHENAVLSVFAHAQSTPGLVVFSRPEASGWVDVTAEDFAALVTGVAKGLIVAGVGEGDRVALLSSTRFEWTLLDYAIWACGGVSVPIYDSSSPDQIRWILEDSGATVAIVETPEHARHVDTGAPDTPSRVFTVDEDAVGTLITEGRDIEDSEVFRRVVALTANDLASLVYTSGTTGRPKGCVLSHRNLLAEVRALTSAPVGAVARPGHRALTFLPLAHVLARAVSMAMFEAGVTQAHWSDFSSITHEFERFRPHTILGVPRVFEKIREGAARSAAARGGFARRMFAFAERTAVRYSRSEDEGGPSALLRLQRAVADRLVYRKLRGALGGDCWWAISGGGALSEELGHFFRGLGVPVYEGYGLTESTAAHTVNGPGEQKIGTVGPPLAGNAVRIADDGEIELRGPVVFEGYWRNRKATEAAFDDGWFRTGDLGELDDDGYLTVTGRKKDLIVTAGGKNISPGPLEDRMRGHELVSHAVVIGDGRPFVGALLALDPVPFGKWKQAHDKPESATPDDLADDPDLRAELQSVIDDANTTVSHAESVKKFAVLGRDLTEEDGDLTVTGKVKRNVVTAHFAALIDGIYTGDKAQA; this is encoded by the coding sequence ATGCGCGAGTACTCGCGTCCGGCGAGTTCCGCAGTAGCCGACCACGAGAACGCCGTGTTGTCGGTTTTCGCCCATGCGCAGTCGACGCCGGGGCTCGTCGTGTTCAGTCGCCCCGAGGCGTCCGGCTGGGTGGATGTGACGGCAGAGGACTTCGCCGCGCTGGTCACCGGAGTGGCGAAGGGCCTGATCGTGGCGGGAGTCGGGGAGGGCGACCGAGTCGCGTTGCTCTCCTCCACCAGGTTCGAGTGGACACTCCTCGACTACGCGATCTGGGCCTGCGGCGGGGTGTCGGTACCCATCTACGATTCGTCCTCACCCGATCAGATCCGCTGGATCCTCGAGGACTCCGGTGCGACGGTCGCGATCGTCGAGACACCCGAGCACGCCCGACACGTCGACACCGGTGCTCCGGACACTCCGAGCCGCGTGTTCACCGTGGACGAGGATGCCGTCGGAACCCTCATCACGGAGGGCCGCGATATCGAGGATTCCGAGGTGTTCCGCAGGGTCGTCGCCCTGACCGCCAACGACCTCGCCTCCCTCGTCTACACCTCGGGCACGACGGGGCGCCCCAAGGGATGTGTTCTCAGCCACCGCAATCTGCTCGCCGAGGTCCGCGCGCTGACGTCGGCGCCGGTGGGTGCGGTGGCCCGGCCCGGCCATCGTGCACTGACGTTCCTCCCGTTGGCGCACGTGCTGGCCCGGGCGGTGTCGATGGCGATGTTCGAGGCGGGCGTCACCCAGGCACACTGGTCGGACTTCTCCTCGATCACCCACGAGTTCGAGCGTTTCCGTCCACACACGATCCTGGGCGTCCCCCGGGTGTTCGAAAAGATCCGTGAGGGCGCAGCCCGGAGCGCGGCCGCACGCGGCGGATTCGCTCGCCGGATGTTCGCGTTCGCGGAACGTACCGCGGTGCGGTACAGCCGATCGGAGGACGAGGGCGGACCGTCGGCCCTGCTACGCCTGCAGCGCGCGGTCGCCGACCGGCTGGTGTACCGGAAGCTGCGAGGTGCGCTCGGCGGCGACTGCTGGTGGGCGATCTCCGGCGGCGGGGCGTTGTCGGAGGAACTCGGTCACTTCTTCCGTGGGCTCGGTGTGCCGGTGTACGAGGGCTACGGGCTCACCGAGTCGACGGCCGCGCACACGGTGAACGGGCCGGGCGAGCAGAAGATCGGGACCGTCGGACCGCCTCTGGCCGGCAACGCGGTACGGATTGCCGACGACGGTGAGATCGAACTCCGCGGTCCCGTGGTGTTCGAGGGCTACTGGCGTAATCGCAAGGCGACGGAGGCGGCGTTCGACGACGGCTGGTTCCGCACCGGCGACCTCGGCGAACTCGACGACGACGGCTACCTCACGGTGACCGGCCGGAAGAAGGACCTGATCGTCACTGCGGGTGGCAAGAACATCTCGCCAGGTCCGCTCGAGGACCGGATGCGCGGGCACGAACTGGTGTCGCACGCGGTGGTGATCGGGGACGGACGGCCGTTCGTCGGCGCACTGTTGGCGCTCGATCCGGTGCCGTTCGGGAAATGGAAGCAGGCGCACGACAAGCCCGAATCCGCCACACCGGACGACCTCGCCGACGATCCCGATCTCCGAGCGGAGTTGCAGTCGGTGATCGACGACGCGAACACCACCGTCTCGCACGCGGAGTCGGTGAAGAAGTTCGCCGTCCTCGGCCGGGATCTCACCGAGGAGGACGGCGATCTCACCGTGACGGGGAAGGTCAAGCGCAACGTCGTCACCGCCCACTTCGCCGCGCTGATCGACGGGATCTACACCGGCGACAAGGCTCAAGCATGA